A genomic stretch from Harpia harpyja isolate bHarHar1 chromosome 20, bHarHar1 primary haplotype, whole genome shotgun sequence includes:
- the LOC128134425 gene encoding LOW QUALITY PROTEIN: protocadherin alpha-6-like (The sequence of the model RefSeq protein was modified relative to this genomic sequence to represent the inferred CDS: inserted 4 bases in 2 codons), translating to MGVCWGPVVRVLVLQAAWALGGGQVRYSVPEEAKAGTVVGRLAQDLGLEAGEPEARRLRLVAQGRRASVEVSGASGALVVSSRLDREELCGKSAPCALRLEVLVERPLRVFHVELEVTDINDNAPLFPAARKNLTLPENSPPGSRFPLEGASDADVGANAQLSYTLSPSEQFGLEVKSKDENKILVVLVLRRPLDRETMPEHRLVLTASDGGRPSLTGTMELVISVLDANDNAPQFNQSVYKVQLPESAAPGTVFFQLTATDKDEGINREIHYSFSDTVPSKVQDLFIINRKSGEIRTAGDLDFEDVQSYDLEIDARDKGWPPLSGHCSVELEVLDVNDNAPEVWVTSLSVPVPEDAAVGTVVALLSVSDRDSGANGRVRCAVWPAAPFGLVATFAGSYSLVLREALDRERVSEYEVEVRAEDGGAPALRASRGLRVPVSDVNDNAPAFAQAVYTVLARENNAAGAELARLWARDPDEAGNGRVSYSVAEGVGGGAVAGGGWRAASSYVSVDAESGRLRALQPLDYEEVQVLQFEVRAVDAGEPPLCGNATVQLFVVDENDNAPALLPPAGGGPGGGAAGSAASGPGSGSGSGSGALWAWAAWGAPAGQVVAKIRAVDADSGYNAWLRYELWEPRGKGPFRVGLYSGEVSTARALEEADGPRQRLVIVVRDHGEPARSATATLSVSLVEGAEAALAAAGSSSSGAGLRPAAGAEGGAAAAAAAAAATNVWLVVAICAVSSLFLLAVVLYGASRWAPRAAVLSGPGPATLVCASEVGSWSYSQRQSRSLCVAEGAGKSDLMVFSPNFPPPPGPAAKETQPEPPALVDTVSGPXPLSPLAPSPFLWPLSPGPWAGAGGSRAQPPGPXRAAGAWRVLLKGVHGTFASLPERPGSRCGGGSKQGVAAPRSGGRPQLSFVVVAVGCCPAE from the exons atgggcGTGTGCTGGGGGCCCGTGGTGCgggtgctggtgctgcaggcGGCCTGGGCGCTGGGCGGCGGGCAGGTGCGCTACTCGGTGCCGGAGGAAGCCAAGGCCGGGACGGTGGTGGGCCGGCTGGCGCAGGACCTGGGCCTGGAGGCGGGCGAGCCGGAGGCGCGTCGGCTGCGGCTGGTGGCGCAGGGCCGGCGGGCGAGcgtggaggtgagcggggcgAGCGGGGCGCTGGTGGTGAGCTCGCGGCTGGACCGGGAGGAGCTGTGCGGGAAGAGCGCGCCGTGCGCCCTGCgcctggaggtgctggtggagcGGCCGCTGCGCGTCTTCCACGTGGAGCTGGAGGTGACCGACATCAACGACAACGCCCCGCTCTTCCCCGCCGCCCGGAAAAACCTCACTTTACCGGAGAACTCCCCGCCGGGTTCTCGGTTCCCGCTGGAGGGCGCGTCGGATGCAGATGTCGGAGCCAACGCGCAGCTCTCCTATACCCTCAGCCCCAGCGAGCAATTCGGTTTGGAAGTGAAATCCAAAGAcgaaaataaaattcttgtagTCCTTGTATTAAGGAGACCGCTGGACCGCGAGACGATGCCTGAGCACCGTTTGGTGTTGACGGCGAGTGACGGGGGCCGTCCGTCGCTGACGGGCACGATGGAGCTGGTGATCTCGGTGCTGGACGCCAACGACAACGCGCCCCAGTTCAACCAGTCGGTGTATAAAGTGCAGCTGCCGGAGAGCGCTGCCCCGGGAACTGTGTTTTTCCAGCTAACAGCGACAGATAAAGACGAAGGAATTAATCGGGAGATACATTATTCGTTTAGCGACACTGTTCCAAGCAAAGTTCAGGACCTTTTCATAATTAACAGGAAATCCGGGGAAATACGGACTGCTGGTGACCTGGATTTCGAGGACGTTCAGTCGTATGACCTCGAGATCGACGCGAGAGACAAAGGTTGGCCCCCGCTGTCAGGTCACTGCAGCGTGGAGCTGGAGGTGCTGGAcgtgaacgacaacgcgccggAGGTGTGGGTGACGTCGCTGTCGGTGCCGGTGCCGGAGGACGCGGCGGTGGGGACGGTGGTGGCGCTGCTGAGCGTGTCGGACCGGGACTCGGGGGCGAACGGGCGGGTGCGCTGCGCGGTGTGGCCGGCGGCGCCGTTCGGGCTGGTGGCGACGTTCGCGGGCTCGTACTCGCTGGTGCTGCGGGAGGCGCTGGACCGGGAGCGGGTGTCGGAGTACGAGGTGGAGGTGCGGGCGGAGGACGGCGGGGCGCCGGCGCTGCGCGCCAGCCGCGGGCTGCGGGTGCCGGTGTCGGAcgtgaacgacaacgcgccggCGTTCGCGCAGGCCGTGTACACGGTGCTGGCGCGGGAGAACAACGCGGCGGGCGCGGAGCTGGCGCGGCTGTGGGCGCGGGACCCGGACGAGGCGGGCAACGGGCGCGTGAGCTACTCGGTGGCGGAGGGCGTGGGCGGGGGCGCGGTGGCGGGCGGGGGGTGGCGGGCGGCGTCGAGCTACGTGTCGGTGGACGCGGAGAGCGGGCGGCTGCGGGCGCTGCAGCCGTTGGACTACGAGGAGGTGCAGGTGCTGCAGTTCGAGGTGCGGGCGGTGGACGCGGGGGAGCCGCCGCTGTGCGGCAACGCCACGGTGCAGCTCTTCGTGGTGGACGAGAACGACAACGCGCCGGCGCTGCTGCCGCCTgccgggggcgggccgggtgGCGGGGCGGCGGGCTCGGCGGCGTCGGGgccgggctcgggctcgggctcgggctcgggggcGTTGTGGGCGTGGGCGGCGTGgggggcgccggcggggcaggTGGTGGCGAAGATCCGCGCGGTGGACGCGGACTCGGGCTACAACGCGTGGCTGCGCTACGAGCTGTGGGAGCCGCGGGGGAAGGGCCCGTTCCGCGTGGGGCTGTACAGCGGCGAGGTGAGCACGGCGCGGGCGCTGGAGGAGGCGGACGGCCCGCGGCAGAGGCTGGTGATCGTGGTGCGGGACCACGGGGAGCCGGCGCGCTCGGCCACGGCCACGCTGAGCGTGTCGCTGGTGGAGGGCGCCGaggcggcgctggcggccgcGGGCTCGTCCTCGTCGggggcggggctgcggccggcggcgggcgcggagggcggcgcggcggcggcggcggcggcggcggcggcgacgaaCGTGTGGCTGGTGGTGGCCATCTGCGCGGTGTCGAGCCTGTTCCTGCTGGCGGTGGTGCTGTACGGGGCGTCGCGGTGGGCGCCGCGGGCGGCCGTGCTGTCGGGGCCCGGGCCGGCGACGCTGGTGTGCGCCAGCGAAGTGGGGAGCTGGTCGTACTCGCAGCGCCAGAGCCGGAGCCTGTGCGTGGCGGAGGGCGCGGGCAAGAGCGACCTGATGGTTTTCAGCCCCAacttcccgccgccgcccggccccgcggcgaaGGAGACGCAGCCGGAGCCGCCCGCTCTCGTGGACACGGTCAGTGGCCC CCCTTTGTCGCCTCTCGCCCCTTCCCCCTTCTTGTGGCCCTTGTCGCCCGGCCCCTGGGCAGGCGCTGGTGGGAGCCGGGCTCAGCCGCCGgggcc gcgggcggcgggggcttGGCGGGTGCTTCTTAAGGGTGTTCACGGGACCTTCGCGTCCTTGCCGGAGCGCCCGGGGTCTCGCTGTGGGGGAGGAAGCAAGCAAGGTGTTGCCGCACCCCGCAGCGGTGGCCGTCCGCAGCTGAGCTTTGTGGTCGTGGCTGTGGGCTGTTGTCCCGCGGAATGA